A region of Sugiyamaella lignohabitans strain CBS 10342 chromosome A, complete sequence DNA encodes the following proteins:
- the CNE1 gene encoding calnexin — protein sequence MKFIESVAYALLTSSLTLGSVRAANEKPISREVDHPDFVPFNNVDPEAGLWEQFADSDEELAKRWKPSSAKSLEGTGDEYSYVGQWAFEEPTVLSGFKGDKGLVVKSPAARHAISAKLDRTLDNKDKTLVVQYEVKLQKGLECGGAYLKLLSENEDLHAEEFSGETPYQVMFGPDKCGSTNKVHFIIRRKNPISGEYEEKHLVAPPAARLNKLSNLYTLIIHPDQQFEIRIDGHTVKAGSIIEEGVFRPSFNPPKTVYDEDDVKPDDWVEDRYIPDPEQAEKPEDWDEDAPFQIPDPEAVKPADWNDDEEPFIPDPEAIKPEDWDDEEDGEWVAPEIPNPACAAGCGVWEAPKIRNPAYKGKWVQPQIENPDYKGEWEPRQIANPNYFEDSRPSDLEPIGAVGFELWTMQNDILFDNIYIGHSVAAAEYAGNNTFLPKLFIESEEEKANAPKPLKERKQYESALEFFRDDPVGYITEVTRVFILNFFVDYKQAILNQPLVALGLATAVLSAIVAALGILVGGFALIKNGVFGSSKPTPSAVADKKAKSAVAADASDADSATTTSSATSTNAVKRKT from the coding sequence ATGAAGTTCATTGAATCAGTAGCATACGCCTTGCTCACATCTTCATTGACCCTTGGGTCGGTGCGAGCGGCTAATGAGAAGCCTATTTCAAGAGAAGTTGACCATCCTGACTTTGTTCCATTTAACAATGTCGACCCCGAGGCTGGCCTCTGGGAACAATTcgctgattctgatgaAGAATTGGCTAAGAGATGGAAACCTTCTTCAGCCAAGAGCTTGGAAGGTACTGGTGATGAATATTCATATGTTGGCCAATGGGCTTTTGAAGAGCCTACAGTTCTTAGTGGATTCAAGGGTGATAAAGGTTTGGTAGTCAAGTCACCAGCTGCTCGTCATGCTATTTCTGCCAAGTTAGACCGTACTTTGGACAACAAGGACAAAACTCTTGTTGTTCAATACGAAGTCAAGTTACAAAAAGGATTAGAGTGTGGTGGTGCCTACCTCAAACTTCTGTCTGAGAATGAAGATCTTCATGCTGAGGAGTTCTCCGGTGAAACTCCTTACCAAGTCATGTTTGGTCCTGACAAGTGTGGTAGTACCAATAAGGTTCATTTCATCATTCGTCGTAAGAACCCTATTTCTGGCGAATATGAGGAAAAGCACTTGGTTGctcctcctgctgctcGTTTGAACAAGCTGTCCAACCTCTACACTTTAATCATCCACCCTGATCAACAGTTTGAAATCCGTATTGACGGACACACTGTCAAGGCTGGTAGCATTATTGAAGAAGGTGTTTTCAGACCCTCTTTCAACCCTCCTAAGACTGTctatgatgaagatgatgtcAAGCCCGACGACTGGGTTGAGGACCGTTATATCCCAGATCCCGAACAAGCTGAGAAGCCTGAGGACTGGGATGAGGATGCTCCATTCCAAATTCCTGATCCCGAGGCTGTTAAGCCTGCTGATTGgaatgatgacgaagaacCTTTTATCCCTGATCCCGAAGCTATTAAGCCCGAGGACTgggatgatgaggaagacgGTGAATGGGTTGCTCCCGAGATCCCCAATCCTGCCTGTGCTGCTGGTTGTGGTGTCTGGGAAGCTCCTAAGATCCGTAATCCCGCTTACAAGGGCAAATGGGTGCAACCTCAAATTGAGAACCCTGACTACAAGGGTGAATGGGAGCCTCGTCAAATTGCTAACCCCAACTATTTTGAGGATAGCCGTCCTAGTGATCTCGAGCCCATTGGAGCTGTCGGATTTGAGTTGTGGACCATGCAAAACGATATTCTCTTTGATAACATTTACATTGGTCACTCTGTAGCCGCTGCTGAGTACGCTGGTAACAATACTTTCTTGCCCAAGCTTTTCATTGAGtctgaggaagaaaaggccAATGCTCCTAAACCTTTGAAGGAGCGCAAGCAATACGAGTCTGCTTTGGAATTCTTCCGTGACGACCCTGTTGGTTACATTACTGAGGTCACCAGAGTTTTCATTCTCAACTTCTTTGTTGATTACAAACAGGCTATCCTCAACCAGCCACTTGTTGCTCTTGGTCTTGCTACTGCTGTCTTGAGTGCCATTGTTGCTGCTCTCGGAATTCTTGTTGGTGGATTCGCTCTCATCAAGAATGGCGTTTTCGGCTCGTCTAAGCCAACTCCATCTGCTGTTGCCGATAAAAAGGCCAAgtcagctgttgctgctgacgcCTCAGATGCCGActctgccaccaccacctcgtCAGCGACTTCGACCAACGCTGTCAAGCGCAAGACCTAA
- the BUD3 gene encoding Bud3p (Protein involved in bud-site selection; required for axial budding pattern; localizes with septins to bud neck in mitosis and may constitute an axial landmark for next round of budding; GO_component: GO:0005935 - cellular bud neck [Evidence IDA] [PMID 12972503]; GO_component: GO:0000142 - cellular bud neck contractile ring [Evidence IDA] [PMID 7730410]; GO_function: GO:0005089 - Rho guanyl-nucleotide exchange factor activity [Evidence IEA]; GO_function: GO:0003674 - molecular_function [Evidence ND]; GO_process: GO:0007120 - axial cellular bud site selection [Evidence IMP] [PMID 2065354]; GO_process: GO:0007049 - cell cycle [Evidence IEA]; GO_process: GO:0032319 - regulation of Rho GTPase activity [Evidence IEA]; GO_process: GO:0035023 - regulation of Rho protein signal transduction [Evidence IEA]), producing the protein MTSQDPLFGPILAVVYRSSQKIGNKSNISSILISSHGTSGFLNVTLDEKSRFYVACQNLPEDHRNSLVRKALAVSCLRAFATMDSFTRAKLISAEVERTPIPTSGSQFSVNSNGQYVDNKMVIFDWDETAAGSLASRFRLADGKYPREIGQAILNTGVIEPKLIQANAIDVVYEDDDQTIDNNNELVYLLGEQLEQLFDPLTEYSPEHTERLYNPPLQNESYATLSDETELVRTICEELYLLQSHMRVDLMDFLHEFLIPLRVQVLGEEEEFEANGGNEHQHQQQPSNASEGDNPDTPRKLRQGRMTIRKLNTIFPPTIDEVVRINNIFYDALQQALSFGSYEVLKACGTTIPYFYKACMRHEAATKNLSRNLNYHLAALHQRCPPATAKKYTPRRIESILQSGLHLTKIKMILDRLMKTKEWSPEEKPTVDEYYQSAVGTIDAFGKQHSVAPYERFVFTPTGKILVEVASGWPKELEYGWLNRRVVCIFDAVNVLAEDTQSRDRHAVIILFTDSLVILEPKKPIPMVSASGLHIPSVADMLMHSMINEVPLRNVPEMAVVAWSKIENVHFSEYNKSKNLSILASGDGFSCSDGVKRHLALYELIRPDYTATKIVELVAKAKITNKTQPFHLFRTTRPQLKLYSTVHELEGYVNETRKSPIAVFLNLEADKATMKAHNLAACINVQFLDTAFVKVKSLSFMEYGQEKVVHKSQFADTIASEVSYLFTLFLSSANETMIDCIVSGNQLVTNFLVNYALNPSVSLIEKQKSHATSLHKRYMVTSPRAEIPTVPAIAVAPITSTKSPVVTSPAIASPPVVSPTVVKQENSPVPVEEEILTLEPPSKIAASQEKRRVSPVQFLKQKVVKSGTTNESIQKKKSFNFLRGILGTSEPPMPVIEPLKIEQPKPVQAVNPAPQPMAGASIELTAEPSMRSVSPASISSPFSQASSPYVGYTRPQKGAQIKYKPGGNIASDDEDYEDWEDMSSDGISIVSDVTSMDNAEEQQQRDVEEWFNNISEDDGDLDSVAPEFDDMNEQNATADMTVEDDDEVKSIQLTKFLDPVLKDVYNRHARNGSYARVRDTGSNPDTSMEIGQSEHETLDTLNFEDDFSYLAGLVGDEDTKTTNLEELPTSDSRRLYPDLRDSSVIFLSSYIRSSKDSTSGSFSAGHSICSSIEVVRVKRESSWESMGTSSNSSGQQVRTMPSVSELGIPMKQSYDDLPRPSQYPARVPSSGKNSLAHSRRNPSLQMRFEFPPRPQAPPPPLPVISPSFRRMINASSVNTLQLASFTVQIDRTIQELTQLKNWSLVREFQRTKRTVMQLYEMARMPVPDVVTLARTELEIRKVVTSTVWIMLSFAEQDPARSSVYHELFGSLLEMEWLRRNKILENLGDTPSIDIWTTN; encoded by the coding sequence ATGACCAGTCAAGATCCCCTTTTTGGCCCTATATTGGCTGTGGTTTACAGATCATCCCAAAAAATTGGCAATAAAAGTAATATTTCATCGATTCTAATTAGCAGTCATGGTACCAGTGGGTTCCTGAATGTAACCTTAGACGAGAAGTCCCGATTTTATGTTGCCTGTCAAAACCTGCCAGAAGACCATAGAAACAGTTTAGTTCGAAAAGCATTAGCAGTGTCTTGTTTACGAGCATTTGCAACCATGGACTCATTTACACGCGCAAAATTGATCTCTGCTGAGGTTGAACGAACTCCTATACCCACCTCCGGTAGTCAATTTAGCGTGAATAGCAATGGTCAATATGTTGATAACAAAATGGTGATTTTTGACTGGGATGAGACGGCAGCTGGTTCTTTAGCATCGAGATTTAGACTGGCTGATGGCAAATACCCTCGTGAAATTGGCCAGGCTATATTAAATACCGGTGTTATCGAACCAAAACTTATTCAGGCAAATGCAATTGATGTTGTAtacgaagatgatgatcAGACAATtgacaataataatgaaCTGGTATATCTATTGGGGGAACAGCTAGAGCAATTGTTTGATCCATTAACAGAATACTCTCCTGAGCATACTGAGCGATTATACAATCCCCCTTTACAGAACGAGTCTTATGCTACATTGTCGGACGAGACTGAACTTGTACGCACTATCTGTGAAGAGCTGTACCTACTTCAGTCCCATATGAGAGTTGATTTAATGGACTTTTTGCATGAGTTTCTTATTCCATTGAGAGTTCAAGTTCtgggtgaagaagaagaatttgaAGCCAATGGAGGAAACgaacatcaacatcaacagcaaccaaGTAATGCATCCGAGGGCGATAATCCTGATACTCCAAGAAAACTTCGCCAGGGTCGAATGACAATTCGTAAACTCAACACCATTTTCCCACCTACAATCGATGAGGTGGTCCGAATTAACAATATCTTTTATGATGCTCTTCAACAGGCTCTCTCTTTTGGTAGTTATGAAGTACTGAAAGCCTGTGGAACTACTATCCCTTATTTCTATAAAGCTTGCATGCGACACGAAGCAGCCACTAAAAACCTCTCTCGTAATCTCAACTATCATCTGGCAGCACTCCATCAACGATGTCCACCAGCTACTGCCAAGAAGTATACTCCCAGACGCATAGAATCTATTTTGCAATCCGGTTTACATTTGACAAAGATCAAAATGATTCTTGATAggctgatgaagacgaaggaATGGAGTCCAGAAGAGAAACCCACCGTTGATGAATACTACCAATCAGCAGTTGGAACCATTGATGCATTTGGAAAGCAGCATTCTGTTGCTCCCTATGAAAGATTCGTTTTTACCCCTACTGGTAAGATCCTTGTGGAAGTTGCATCAGGATGGCCCAAGGAATTAGAGTATGGCTGGTTGAATCGACGAGTTGTGTGTATCTTTGATGCCGTGAATGTCCTAGCTGAGGATACACAGAGTCGTGACCGCCATGCTGTGATCATTCTCTTTACTGATAGTTTGGTTATTTTGGAACCCAAAAAGCCTATTCCAATGGTCAGTGCGTCAGGTTTACATATCCCGTCAGTGGCTGACATGTTGATGCATTCAATGATTAATGAGGTACCACTGCGAAACGTTCCAGAAATGGCTGTTGTAGCCTGGTCAAAGATCGAAAATGTGCATTTCTCGGAATACAATAAATCCAAGAACCTCTCTATCTTGGCATCTGGTGACGGATTTTCCTGCTCCGATGGTGTTAAACGTCACCTTGCTCTATACGAGCTCATTCGGCCAGATTATACAGCAACAAAAATTGTTGAGTTGGTTGCCAAAGCAAAAATCACTAATAAAACGCAACCCTTCCACTTATTCAGGACAACTAGGCCACAATTAAAGCTGTATTCCACTGTTCATGAGTTGGAAGGTTATGTCAACGAGACTAGAAAGTCCCCAATTGCTGTATTCCTCAATCTGGAAGCTGACAAGGCTACCATGAAAGCTCATAATTTGGCTGCCTGTATTAATGTTCAGTTCTTGGATACAGCTTTTGTCAAGGTAAAATCACTATCATTCATGGAGTACGGACAAGAAAAAGTGGTACACAAATCTCAGTTCGCTGATACTATAGCCTCTGAGGTTTCCTACCTGTTCACTCTGTTTCTATCATCTGCGAATGAGACCATGATTGATTGTATTGTTTCTGGTAACCAACTAGTCACGAACTTTTTGGTTAACTATGCTTTGAACCCATCTGTATCGTTGATCGAGAAACAAAAGTCACATGCAACGAGTCTCCATAAACGATACATGGTCACTTCACCGAGAGCAGAGATACCCACAGTTCCAGCTATTGCCGTTGCTCCTATCACTTCTACAAAGAGTCCTGTGGTAACTTCGCCCGCTATCGCCTCACCTCCAGTGGTGTCTCCTACAGTTGttaaacaagaaaactcCCCTGTTCCTGTTGAGGAAGAGATTCTAACTCTTGAACCTCCAAGTAAGATAGCGGCCTCACAAGAGAAACGTCGTGTTTCTCCAGTTCAGTTCTTGAAGCAAAAGGTAGTCAAGTCAGGTACTACTAATGAGAGTAttcagaaaaagaaatcttTCAATTTCCTTAGAGGTATTCTAGGAACTAGTGAACCACCTATGCCAGTGATCGAGCCACTCAAGATCGAGCAGCCGAAACCAGTCCAAGCAGTGAACCCTGCTCCACAACCTATGGCAGGTGCTTCCATTGAACTCACAGCTGAGCCAAGTATGCGTTCTGTTTCTCCTGCTTCCATTAGCTCTCCATTCTCTCAAGCATCTTCACCATATGTTGGTTATACGAGACCACAAAAAGGAGCTCAAATCAAATATAAACCTGGAGGAAACATTGCCtcagatgatgaagattaTGAAGACTGGGAAGACATGTCATCTGATGGCATCTCGATCGTATCAGATGTCACCAGCATGGACAATGCagaagagcagcaacaacgtgatgttgaagagtggttcaacaatatcagcGAGGACGATGGCGACTTGGACTCTGTGGCACCGGAGTTTGATGACATGAATGAACAAAatgctactgctgatatgactgttgaagatgatgatgaggtgAAGTCGATTCAACTGACCAAATTCTTGGACCCTGTTTTGAAAGACGTTTACAACCGCCATGCACGCAACGGATCATATGCCAGGGTTCGAGACACTGGTAGCAATCCAGACACCAGCATGGAGATTGGTCAGAGCGAACATGAAACTTTGGACACCCTCAATTTCGAGGACGACTTTTCATATTTAGCTGGCCTTGTTGGCGACGAGGACACGAAGACTACCAACCTGGAGGAGCTTCCCACTTCTGACTCTCGTAGATTGTACCCCGATTTGAGAGATTCGTCAGTTATCTTCCTGAGCTCGTATATTCGTAGTAGCAAGGACTCCACTAGCGGTAGCTTTAGTGCTGGTCACAGTatttgcagcagcatcgaGGTAGTCCGTGTCAAGCGGGAGTCTTCCTGGGAAAGCATGGGCACAAGTTCTAATAGTAGCGGCCAACAAGTACGAACCATGCCATCGGTGAGTGAACTTGGTATTCCTATGAAACAGTCATACGATGACCTGCCACGTCCATCGCAATATCCAGCCAGAGTGCCTAGTAGTGGCAAAAACTCACTTGCACATAGCAGAAGAAACCCTTCTTTGCAAATGAGATTTGAGTTCCCTCCTCGACCTCAAGCTCCTCCTCCCCCATTGCCAGTTATCTCGCCTTCGTTCCGCAGAATGATTAATGCTTCCAGTGTCAACACACTACAGCTCGCTTCATTCACTGTTCAAATCGACAGAACTATCCAAGAGCTCACTCAATTGAAGAACTGGTCGCTGGTAAGGGAGTTCCAGAGAACGAAGCGGACAGTCATGCAGCTCTATGAGATGGCACGAATGCCCGTACCAGATGTTGTCACACTGGCTCGTACCGAGCTCGAGATCAGAAAAGTCGTTACCAGCACTGTTTGGATCATGCTCTCTTTCGCCGAACAGGATCCTGCCAGGTCTTCAGTATACCACGAGCTGTTTGGTTCATTGCTGGAGATGGAATGGCTACGACGAAACAAAATTTTGGAGAATCTGGGCGATACTCCATCCATAGACATATGGACCACCAACTAA